One Curtobacterium sp. MCLR17_007 DNA window includes the following coding sequences:
- a CDS encoding sugar ABC transporter substrate-binding protein translates to MTMKTSTIRRSATLVAALTVAALGLAGCSSSGTADGGGAAKGTVTLWQRDGGVDLSDQVKAYEKAHPDVTVKISTIQADQYLTKLANSARAGSVPDLVSYDIVNTPLLATQGLLADVTDRVTKLSNTGDLAPAGVEIGTLDGKNYALPVALTGSQMFWNKSLFTKAGLDPTKPPTSLAEVKAAAEKIQALGGGVSGFSTLGGVGQAWTGFPSSWAKSGTVLTAAGKNQKAEFTSDALVGMVDWYQDMWKSGLMQKTDQPNQDPGNVGQENALNGKVGIVFGGANTLTAKKADFGSAVGIPGVDGGSGSFLGGDEIGMTAGAKNADGAWALMKWLVSSKQAAQIDLSQGWIAPDLTVAKTLATDDWSKDIVDTLAIGKLPKSIAYNAVINDPNGPWAQQSQKVIFQGADASTALASAEKQANSLIEQAYSQVGQ, encoded by the coding sequence ATGACGATGAAGACATCCACGATCCGGCGGAGCGCGACCCTGGTGGCCGCCCTCACGGTCGCCGCACTCGGCTTGGCAGGGTGTTCCTCGAGCGGCACGGCCGACGGCGGTGGTGCCGCGAAGGGCACCGTCACGCTGTGGCAGCGCGACGGTGGGGTCGACCTGTCCGACCAGGTCAAGGCCTACGAGAAGGCGCACCCCGACGTCACCGTGAAGATCTCCACGATCCAGGCCGACCAGTACCTCACGAAGCTGGCGAACTCGGCCCGGGCTGGATCGGTGCCCGACCTGGTCAGCTACGACATCGTCAACACGCCGCTGCTCGCGACCCAGGGCCTGCTCGCCGACGTCACGGACCGGGTGACGAAGCTGTCGAACACGGGCGACCTCGCCCCGGCCGGTGTCGAGATCGGCACGCTCGACGGCAAGAACTACGCCCTGCCGGTCGCGCTCACCGGGTCGCAGATGTTCTGGAACAAGTCGCTGTTCACCAAGGCGGGGCTCGACCCGACGAAGCCGCCGACCTCCCTGGCCGAGGTCAAGGCCGCTGCCGAGAAGATCCAGGCGCTCGGCGGCGGGGTCTCCGGGTTCTCGACCCTGGGCGGCGTCGGGCAGGCGTGGACCGGGTTCCCGAGCTCGTGGGCGAAGAGCGGCACCGTGCTCACCGCCGCGGGCAAGAACCAGAAGGCGGAGTTCACGAGCGACGCACTCGTCGGCATGGTCGACTGGTACCAGGACATGTGGAAGTCCGGCCTGATGCAGAAGACCGACCAGCCGAACCAGGACCCGGGGAACGTCGGGCAGGAGAACGCGCTGAACGGCAAGGTCGGCATCGTGTTCGGCGGGGCGAACACGCTCACCGCGAAGAAGGCCGACTTCGGCAGCGCGGTCGGCATCCCCGGCGTGGACGGCGGCTCGGGGTCGTTCCTCGGCGGCGACGAGATCGGCATGACCGCGGGGGCGAAGAACGCCGACGGTGCGTGGGCGCTCATGAAGTGGCTCGTCAGCTCGAAGCAGGCGGCGCAGATCGACCTGTCGCAGGGCTGGATCGCACCCGACCTGACCGTGGCGAAGACCCTGGCGACGGACGACTGGTCGAAGGACATCGTCGACACGCTGGCGATCGGCAAGCTGCCGAAGAGCATCGCGTACAACGCGGTCATCAACGACCCGAACGGCCCGTGGGCGCAGCAGTCCCAGAAGGTGATCTTCCAGGGGGCCGACGCGTCCACCGCCCTGGCGAGCGCCGAGAAGCAGGCGAACTCGCTCATCGAGCAGGCGTACAGCCAGGTCGGACAGTGA
- a CDS encoding SDR family oxidoreductase — MSGRSVAGRLVLIAGATSASGAAVARALTTAGAAVVAVGTRPDALEALAASVPGVTTHTCDLADLDAVTALAATVHDAHGPVDGLVHLVGGWRGGGGLAGQSDEDWDFFDRGFRTLRNTTRVFNPDLVASTAGRLATVSSTAVDSPTAGGANYAAAKAAADTWVRAVAQGFRKDAPASAAAAIVVVRALDGLEDQLGDEVVRLWDAPPDTLNGTRIPLPHVSRG; from the coding sequence GTGAGCGGTCGTTCCGTGGCCGGCCGGCTGGTGCTGATCGCCGGAGCGACCAGTGCCAGCGGCGCGGCCGTCGCGCGGGCGCTCACCACCGCCGGAGCCGCGGTCGTCGCCGTCGGCACCCGGCCCGACGCCCTGGAGGCCCTGGCCGCGTCCGTCCCGGGCGTCACCACCCACACGTGCGACCTCGCTGACCTCGATGCGGTCACCGCGCTGGCGGCGACGGTCCATGATGCCCACGGCCCGGTCGACGGGCTGGTCCACCTGGTCGGTGGGTGGCGCGGTGGCGGGGGGCTCGCCGGACAGTCCGACGAGGACTGGGACTTCTTCGACCGCGGCTTCCGCACCCTGCGCAACACGACCCGGGTGTTCAACCCCGACCTCGTCGCGTCCACAGCGGGGCGACTGGCGACCGTGTCGTCCACGGCGGTCGACTCCCCCACCGCCGGGGGCGCGAACTACGCCGCCGCGAAGGCCGCTGCCGACACCTGGGTCCGCGCCGTGGCCCAGGGCTTCCGGAAGGACGCACCGGCCTCGGCAGCAGCGGCGATCGTCGTCGTCCGCGCGCTCGACGGGCTCGAGGACCAGCTCGGCGACGAGGTCGTCAGGCTCTGGGACGCTCCACCAGACACACTCAACGGCACCCGCATCCCCCTTCCCCACGTCTCCCGAGGATGA
- a CDS encoding glycoside hydrolase family 16 protein codes for MNRRIKITAVAAASLLLIGVPTAANASPWTWGGWHHSRPAPTPTPDPTPSDDPTADADSASAPPDSSFVEDFNTPALLGQVSSLYQQAWQPYPDGTSGIYAPSKTVSVADGVMNVALGGAGSAGTFGTSAGAWGHVGGTFSVRARAEGGDGNGAAFMLWPSSNNWSDGEIDFPEGNFESSPSGFQHSMVPGRGAEREQIGTNVSWRDWHTYTVNWVPGKSVTYSVDGTVLQTVTHDVPSTPHRFMFQTGNWGASGTLQIDWVSTTE; via the coding sequence ATGAACCGCCGCATCAAGATCACCGCGGTCGCAGCCGCGAGCCTCCTGCTGATCGGTGTGCCCACCGCGGCCAACGCCAGCCCTTGGACCTGGGGTGGATGGCACCACTCCCGTCCGGCTCCCACCCCGACCCCGGACCCCACCCCGAGCGACGACCCGACGGCCGACGCCGACTCGGCGTCCGCCCCGCCGGACTCCTCGTTCGTCGAGGACTTCAACACCCCGGCGCTGCTCGGCCAGGTCTCGTCGCTGTACCAGCAGGCGTGGCAGCCCTACCCGGACGGCACCTCGGGCATCTACGCCCCGAGCAAGACCGTGTCCGTCGCTGACGGCGTCATGAACGTCGCCCTCGGCGGGGCGGGTTCGGCCGGCACCTTCGGCACCTCCGCCGGTGCGTGGGGGCACGTCGGCGGGACCTTCTCGGTCCGCGCCAGGGCAGAAGGTGGCGACGGCAACGGCGCGGCCTTCATGCTGTGGCCGTCCTCGAACAACTGGTCCGACGGCGAGATCGACTTCCCCGAGGGCAACTTCGAGTCGAGCCCGTCCGGCTTCCAGCACTCGATGGTCCCCGGCCGTGGCGCCGAGCGCGAGCAGATCGGCACGAACGTGTCGTGGCGTGACTGGCACACCTACACGGTGAACTGGGTCCCCGGCAAGTCCGTCACGTACAGCGTCGACGGCACGGTCCTGCAGACCGTGACGCACGACGTGCCGAGCACGCCGCACCGCTTCATGTTCCAGACCGGCAACTGGGGTGCGTCCGGCACCCTGCAGATCGACTGGGTCTCCACCACCGAGTGA
- a CDS encoding phosphotransferase: protein MSEPDRILAAAGLPSDGPWARKRGWVSRAWIGDRVVVRVGGAQAADAYRHEAAVVPLLPPDVPHAPYLGSGDGPDGAWYVSGRLPGQSLHDAWPSASVGQRRALVHDLGTALRALHRVPAPAGLRPPWLADALDGPHDVWPAYHPPVVAVAPTLVDDARRVPGHDARLLDAVGRWIEERLPLFADDELVLVHGDLHGSNLVVEDDPVSGPAVSGLIDFAEAIAAPADVELDTILRWCARPSEFPPTPDALGLDPATLAAVPEWLREAYPELFARADLRARLEFCDMWVELAIAAHHPESAVRDLAAGRMTGLLEGRSHLDAFPVLERDRR from the coding sequence GTGAGCGAGCCGGACCGGATCCTCGCCGCGGCCGGTCTTCCGTCGGACGGCCCCTGGGCGCGGAAGCGCGGATGGGTCAGCCGCGCCTGGATCGGAGACCGGGTCGTGGTCCGCGTCGGCGGCGCACAGGCGGCCGACGCGTACCGACACGAGGCCGCCGTGGTCCCCCTGCTGCCGCCGGACGTGCCACACGCGCCGTACCTGGGCAGCGGGGACGGACCAGACGGTGCCTGGTACGTCTCCGGTCGACTCCCCGGCCAGTCGCTGCACGACGCGTGGCCGTCGGCGTCCGTCGGCCAGCGTCGTGCGCTCGTGCACGACCTGGGCACGGCACTCCGGGCGCTCCACCGTGTGCCAGCACCGGCAGGACTCCGGCCGCCCTGGTTGGCCGACGCGCTCGACGGCCCGCACGACGTCTGGCCCGCCTACCACCCGCCCGTCGTGGCCGTGGCACCGACCCTCGTCGACGACGCGCGACGGGTGCCCGGTCACGACGCACGGCTGCTCGACGCCGTCGGACGGTGGATCGAGGAACGCCTGCCCCTGTTCGCCGACGACGAGCTGGTCCTGGTGCACGGGGACCTGCACGGCTCGAACCTCGTCGTCGAGGACGATCCGGTGTCCGGGCCGGCCGTGTCGGGGCTGATCGACTTCGCCGAGGCGATCGCCGCGCCCGCCGACGTCGAGCTCGACACGATCCTGCGCTGGTGCGCCCGTCCGTCGGAGTTCCCGCCGACGCCGGACGCGCTCGGCCTCGACCCGGCAACGCTCGCGGCGGTGCCGGAGTGGTTGCGCGAGGCCTACCCGGAGCTGTTCGCGCGGGCGGACCTCCGGGCGCGGCTCGAGTTCTGCGACATGTGGGTGGAACTGGCGATCGCGGCGCACCACCCGGAGAGCGCGGTGCGGGACCTCGCCGCGGGACGGATGACCGGCCTGCTCGAGGGCCGGAGCCACCTCGATGCGTTCCCGGTGCTGGAGCGCGATCGACGGTGA
- a CDS encoding carbohydrate ABC transporter permease — protein sequence MSATDVTGRTTAASRRSAGGASTSGAAERAHAPGVTPPRRRRVHAGDVAYVAVGTVLALLFIAPIVYILFRSFLPADADARGIGFESIATLTLRNYAKVFDPSVDLRQNIVNSFVVAIAVAVLVALVSTLAAYALSKIRFRGSSVVFVLLLAPLVVPFQGLLTPLSIILGKLGLLDSLAGVVLVLVTLQLPFSVFVMRNTFDGIPPELEDAAAIDGAGTGRILRSVMLPLAWPGLVTTALFGFMAGWNDLLSSVTFLSTDSKYTLPLALSSISTSFKIPGVPVIDPGLLTAVACVATVPVVVLFLALQRYYTRGLIGGSIK from the coding sequence GTGAGCGCGACCGACGTCACCGGGCGCACGACCGCAGCCTCCCGACGCAGCGCGGGTGGAGCCTCCACGTCGGGTGCCGCGGAGCGAGCGCACGCGCCGGGCGTGACCCCACCACGCCGACGTCGCGTGCATGCGGGCGACGTCGCCTACGTCGCCGTCGGCACGGTGCTCGCGCTGCTGTTCATCGCACCGATCGTCTACATCCTGTTCCGGTCGTTCCTGCCGGCGGACGCGGACGCGCGGGGGATCGGGTTCGAGTCGATCGCGACGCTCACGCTCCGGAACTACGCCAAGGTGTTCGACCCCTCGGTGGACCTCCGGCAGAACATCGTGAACTCGTTCGTCGTCGCCATCGCGGTCGCCGTGCTCGTCGCCCTCGTGTCGACGCTCGCCGCCTACGCGCTGTCGAAGATCCGGTTCCGCGGTTCGTCGGTCGTGTTCGTGCTCCTGCTCGCGCCGCTCGTCGTCCCGTTCCAGGGGCTGCTGACCCCGCTGTCGATCATCCTGGGCAAGCTCGGGCTGCTCGACTCGCTCGCGGGCGTGGTGCTCGTCCTCGTGACGCTGCAGCTGCCGTTCTCGGTCTTCGTCATGCGGAACACGTTCGACGGCATCCCGCCCGAGCTCGAGGACGCCGCGGCCATCGACGGCGCCGGCACGGGGCGCATCCTGCGCTCGGTGATGCTGCCGCTGGCGTGGCCCGGACTCGTCACCACGGCCCTGTTCGGCTTCATGGCCGGCTGGAACGACCTGCTCAGCTCGGTGACGTTCCTGTCGACCGACAGCAAGTACACCCTGCCGCTCGCACTCTCGAGCATCAGCACGTCCTTCAAGATCCCGGGCGTCCCGGTGATCGACCCGGGGCTCCTCACCGCCGTCGCGTGCGTCGCGACCGTGCCGGTGGTCGTGCTGTTCCTCGCCCTGCAGCGGTACTACACCCGAGGTCTCATCGGAGGATCCATCAAATGA
- a CDS encoding LacI family DNA-binding transcriptional regulator, giving the protein MVNRREVTLADVAAQTGVSVGTVSKVLNGRGQIAEATRQRVAAVATALGLTVRAETRVEPPGRSFLVGVLSTDAYGRFTIPILTGAEDTFGPGEVSMLLAESRGDPIREAHYVQTFLKQRVDGIVVTGRSSDPRPSITELLGVPAVYALAPSLDPRDVSIVPDDEAGAARAIDHMLGSGRRSIAVVSGARRHTASSHRVDSAKRAIAAAGATLAGGDALYGEWSERWGYEAATRLLATDFDGVFCTSDQIARGVVDCLRDAGVSVPTQVGVVGVDNWSVITDAARPSITSVDLNLREVGRQAAALLMQMIQDRAVPGGVRTAECFLVPRQST; this is encoded by the coding sequence GTGGTCAACCGTCGAGAGGTGACCCTCGCCGACGTCGCCGCCCAGACCGGGGTCTCGGTCGGCACGGTGTCCAAGGTCCTGAACGGGCGGGGGCAGATCGCCGAGGCGACCCGGCAGCGGGTCGCAGCGGTGGCGACCGCCCTGGGACTGACCGTGCGCGCCGAGACGCGGGTCGAGCCTCCAGGCCGGTCCTTCCTGGTCGGCGTGCTGTCGACGGACGCCTACGGACGGTTCACCATCCCGATCCTGACGGGCGCCGAGGACACCTTCGGGCCCGGCGAGGTCTCGATGCTGCTCGCCGAGAGTCGCGGCGACCCGATCCGCGAAGCCCACTACGTGCAGACGTTCCTCAAGCAACGCGTCGACGGGATCGTCGTGACCGGGCGCTCGAGCGACCCGCGCCCGTCGATCACCGAACTGCTGGGCGTGCCCGCCGTGTACGCACTCGCGCCGTCCCTCGACCCTCGCGACGTCTCGATCGTGCCGGATGACGAGGCCGGTGCCGCTCGGGCGATCGACCACATGCTCGGGTCCGGACGCCGCTCCATCGCGGTGGTCTCCGGTGCCCGGCGCCACACTGCCAGCTCGCACCGTGTCGACAGCGCCAAGCGGGCGATCGCCGCCGCGGGTGCCACGCTCGCCGGCGGGGACGCGCTCTACGGCGAGTGGAGCGAACGCTGGGGCTACGAGGCGGCGACACGGCTGCTCGCGACGGACTTCGACGGCGTGTTCTGCACGAGCGACCAGATCGCCCGCGGCGTGGTCGACTGCCTGCGTGACGCCGGCGTGTCCGTCCCCACCCAGGTCGGCGTCGTCGGCGTCGACAACTGGAGCGTCATCACCGACGCGGCACGGCCGAGCATCACGTCGGTGGACCTCAACCTGCGCGAGGTCGGGCGCCAGGCCGCGGCCCTGCTCATGCAGATGATCCAGGACCGGGCGGTCCCGGGCGGAGTCCGCACCGCCGAGTGCTTCCTGGTGCCGAGGCAGTCGACGTGA
- a CDS encoding DUF6421 family protein, producing MSQFVHAHTQDAIVGEPEVVEDRATEQDRTVRQVATHPGWLRLKDAVVAFRALQAQDGSVPDQADHRAAAEHVATILPAIAELAPHFPHDAAYLAALQRDFARWEQQGFGVPDFLDALNAFQPQRHRVDGLGHLVVFPMVTQNGSASRLVEAVLVEVIWPEFIAELEAGEYGNQLFVALRFVDFTPGYDTNSAVLFPETVAMREVPAFTWGAIFQDREAARYRRVVRAAAAITKLDLPDDAAAMLDDQELTERVFVMWDIIHDRSHMRGDLPFDPFMIKQRMPFFLYSLEELRCDLTAFRESVRLQRTLSELPDEGLTAAQRDIRDHARLVQYAVIFDRIFRFAITGSRVRNYDGLGGQLLFAWMHQHGVLHWTDTQLTIDWDAVPDVVIALSDQINELYWRSIDRPKSAHWLAAYSMVSQTLTPHPASRWAAGLPSETLAGPPKGYTDAVLDDEFPLSMFYEALNKKMAAVIASTAGITGASPDASSDAAASARVADAA from the coding sequence ATGTCGCAGTTCGTCCACGCCCACACGCAGGACGCCATCGTCGGTGAACCCGAGGTCGTCGAGGACCGCGCGACGGAGCAGGACCGCACCGTCCGCCAGGTCGCCACGCACCCCGGCTGGCTCCGTCTGAAGGACGCCGTCGTGGCGTTCCGTGCGCTGCAGGCGCAGGACGGCTCGGTACCGGACCAGGCGGACCACCGGGCGGCCGCGGAACACGTGGCCACGATCCTCCCGGCGATCGCCGAACTGGCCCCGCACTTCCCGCACGACGCGGCGTACCTCGCCGCCCTGCAGCGCGACTTCGCGCGATGGGAACAGCAGGGGTTCGGCGTCCCCGACTTCCTCGACGCGCTGAACGCCTTCCAGCCGCAGCGGCACCGCGTCGACGGCCTCGGCCACCTGGTCGTCTTCCCGATGGTCACGCAGAACGGCAGCGCCAGCCGCCTGGTCGAAGCGGTGCTGGTCGAGGTGATCTGGCCCGAGTTCATCGCCGAGCTCGAGGCCGGCGAGTACGGCAACCAGCTGTTCGTGGCGCTGCGGTTCGTCGACTTCACCCCGGGCTACGACACGAACTCGGCGGTGCTGTTCCCCGAGACGGTCGCGATGCGCGAGGTCCCGGCGTTCACGTGGGGCGCGATCTTCCAGGACCGCGAGGCCGCCCGCTACCGCCGGGTCGTCCGCGCGGCGGCGGCGATCACCAAGCTCGACCTGCCCGACGACGCCGCCGCGATGCTCGACGACCAGGAGCTGACCGAGCGGGTGTTCGTGATGTGGGACATCATCCACGACCGCTCGCACATGCGTGGTGACCTGCCGTTCGACCCGTTCATGATCAAGCAGCGGATGCCGTTCTTCCTGTACTCGCTCGAGGAACTGCGCTGCGACCTGACGGCCTTCCGTGAGAGCGTCCGACTGCAGCGGACGCTCTCGGAGCTGCCGGACGAGGGCCTCACCGCCGCGCAGCGGGACATCCGCGACCACGCGCGCCTGGTGCAGTACGCGGTCATCTTCGACCGCATCTTCCGCTTCGCGATCACCGGCAGCCGCGTCCGCAACTACGACGGGCTGGGCGGCCAGCTGCTGTTCGCGTGGATGCACCAGCACGGTGTCCTGCACTGGACGGACACGCAGCTCACGATCGACTGGGACGCGGTGCCGGACGTCGTCATCGCGCTCAGCGACCAGATCAACGAGCTGTACTGGCGGTCGATCGACCGGCCGAAGTCGGCGCACTGGCTTGCCGCGTACTCGATGGTGAGCCAGACGCTCACGCCGCACCCGGCCTCCCGGTGGGCCGCCGGCCTGCCGAGCGAGACGCTCGCCGGACCGCCGAAGGGCTACACCGACGCAGTGCTGGACGACGAGTTCCCGCTGTCGATGTTCTACGAGGCGCTCAACAAGAAGATGGCCGCGGTGATCGCGTCGACGGCCGGGATCACCGGCGCGTCACCCGACGCGTCGTCTGACGCCGCCGCTTCCGCTCGCGTCGCGGACGCCGCGTGA
- a CDS encoding beta-L-arabinofuranosidase domain-containing protein, which yields MTIQDIPTTDGTVAATEGRSHRPLPLGSITPRGWLLDQLRLQADNITGQLEAIWPDVGPDSGWRGGPGENWERGPYYLDGLVPLAHVLQDARLTALAEPWIEWILGSQRDDGFFGPTGNDDWWPRMVALKVLTQHADATGDDRVAPFLERYFRHQLDHLPGRPLTSWGRARGADNALSVWWLYERTGDAWLLDLVDLLAAQTTRWDDYLADGLITGPARTFSHRTHGPNVAMGLKTGAVDALRDHDVAGHAARTESSFGALDRWHGQANGWFSGDEWLGGREATAGIETCQVVEMMFTAAVHAQVYGRGVDGDRLESLAYNLLPASSDPEMRGHQYHQQANQVEVSVARRDWSFSSDDAGIFGLEPHFGCCTANLHQGWPKFVAHLWLRDDDGLRVVAYAPSAVETDVDGDPVSIVVDTAYPFDETVTIRVATDRTAPFALRLRIPAWATDAVLTVGGEAVALARAAADGYVTLERDWSAAGDVVLVLPMRARVVRRERQAAAVRLGPLVMVYAPGERWVSHEGAPGLGEWEVHPRGSWNWALAEVGAADGWRVTRDTVPDAPWSLVGRRGAPVVLHAPGARATGWRTAGAQADVPPGSPVLDHGPDDDLRLVPYGSARLRVTEFPVIGNWRDVDDPDEPVRR from the coding sequence ATGACCATCCAGGACATCCCGACCACGGACGGCACCGTCGCCGCCACCGAGGGCCGCTCGCACCGTCCGCTCCCGCTCGGCAGCATCACCCCGCGCGGCTGGCTGCTCGACCAGCTGCGGCTGCAGGCCGACAACATCACCGGGCAGCTCGAGGCGATCTGGCCCGACGTCGGCCCGGACAGCGGCTGGCGTGGCGGACCCGGCGAGAACTGGGAACGCGGGCCGTACTACCTGGACGGGTTGGTCCCGCTCGCGCACGTGCTGCAGGACGCGCGGCTGACCGCCCTGGCCGAACCGTGGATCGAGTGGATCCTCGGGTCGCAGCGCGACGACGGGTTCTTCGGACCGACCGGGAACGACGACTGGTGGCCCCGCATGGTCGCCCTCAAGGTGCTCACCCAGCACGCCGACGCCACCGGGGACGACCGGGTGGCCCCGTTCCTCGAACGGTACTTCCGGCACCAGCTCGACCACCTCCCCGGCCGGCCGCTGACGTCGTGGGGGCGTGCCCGCGGCGCCGACAACGCCCTGTCCGTCTGGTGGCTGTACGAACGGACCGGTGATGCCTGGCTGCTGGACCTGGTCGACCTGCTCGCGGCGCAGACCACGCGGTGGGACGACTACCTGGCGGACGGACTGATCACCGGGCCCGCTCGCACGTTCTCGCACCGGACCCACGGACCGAACGTCGCCATGGGGCTGAAGACCGGCGCGGTGGACGCACTCCGCGACCACGACGTGGCCGGGCACGCTGCCCGGACGGAGTCGTCCTTCGGGGCGCTCGACCGCTGGCACGGACAGGCCAACGGGTGGTTCTCCGGCGACGAGTGGTTGGGCGGACGCGAGGCGACGGCGGGCATCGAGACCTGCCAGGTCGTCGAGATGATGTTCACCGCCGCGGTGCACGCGCAGGTGTACGGCCGGGGTGTGGACGGCGACCGGCTGGAGTCCCTGGCGTACAACCTGCTGCCGGCGTCGAGTGACCCGGAGATGCGCGGACACCAGTACCACCAGCAGGCGAACCAGGTCGAGGTGTCCGTCGCGCGGCGGGACTGGAGCTTCTCGTCGGACGACGCTGGCATCTTCGGGCTGGAACCGCACTTCGGGTGCTGCACGGCGAACCTGCACCAGGGGTGGCCGAAGTTCGTGGCGCACCTGTGGCTGCGCGACGACGACGGGTTGCGGGTGGTCGCGTACGCACCGTCCGCGGTCGAGACGGACGTCGACGGTGACCCGGTGTCGATCGTCGTCGACACGGCGTACCCGTTCGACGAGACCGTCACGATCCGGGTTGCGACGGACCGGACGGCTCCGTTCGCGCTGCGCCTGCGGATCCCGGCGTGGGCGACGGACGCGGTCCTGACGGTCGGCGGCGAAGCCGTCGCACTCGCCCGTGCCGCCGCGGACGGGTACGTGACCCTGGAGCGGGACTGGTCCGCGGCCGGCGACGTCGTCCTCGTCCTGCCCATGCGCGCGCGGGTGGTCCGGCGCGAGCGTCAGGCAGCGGCGGTCCGGCTCGGGCCGCTCGTGATGGTGTACGCGCCGGGCGAGCGGTGGGTGTCCCACGAGGGCGCGCCCGGCCTCGGGGAGTGGGAGGTCCACCCGCGCGGATCGTGGAACTGGGCGCTCGCCGAGGTCGGAGCCGCAGACGGGTGGCGGGTCACGCGCGACACGGTCCCCGACGCTCCCTGGTCGCTCGTGGGCCGGCGCGGTGCACCGGTCGTGCTGCACGCCCCCGGGGCGCGAGCGACCGGCTGGAGGACGGCCGGGGCGCAGGCGGACGTCCCGCCCGGCAGCCCGGTGCTCGACCACGGTCCGGACGACGACCTGCGACTGGTGCCATACGGATCGGCGCGACTCCGGGTCACGGAGTTCCCGGTGATCGGGAACTGGCGGGACGTCGACGACCCGGACGAGCCCGTCCGTCGGTGA
- a CDS encoding sugar ABC transporter permease codes for MTAVTSTALAGAAAGATRSRPRAGSRRRQTLAWVLVAPALVLALVFFVVPMVLLVGMSFSNWPLLGKVSLAGVANYTQAFQDAAFWRSLVFSLLFTVVAVPLGMAVSYAAATMVRGEGRFVSFVRTAFFMPVVIGFTAAAYMANVLLVPGTGVINVLLRSVGLTDGDTAWFTAPGSAFWAVIVLTVWKSMGVAMILLMAGMQAVPTEVIEASKIDGAGWWRREGSVVFPLVRRQFALCLLLAVSGSILVFDQFYVLTKGGPSGATTTTVMYTYQQSFVRYDLGYGAALSMILTVIILAIAVVQLRALRSTGAEDDR; via the coding sequence GTGACAGCCGTCACGTCCACGGCGCTCGCCGGGGCCGCGGCCGGGGCCACGCGGTCCCGGCCGCGTGCGGGGAGCCGTCGCCGACAGACGCTGGCGTGGGTGCTGGTCGCCCCCGCCCTCGTCCTCGCGCTCGTGTTCTTCGTCGTGCCGATGGTGCTGCTCGTCGGCATGTCGTTCTCGAACTGGCCGCTGCTCGGCAAGGTCAGCCTGGCCGGCGTCGCGAACTACACGCAGGCGTTCCAGGACGCGGCCTTCTGGCGCTCGCTCGTCTTCTCACTGCTGTTCACCGTCGTGGCGGTGCCGCTCGGGATGGCCGTGAGCTACGCGGCGGCGACGATGGTCCGCGGCGAGGGCCGGTTCGTGTCGTTCGTCCGGACCGCGTTCTTCATGCCGGTCGTCATCGGCTTCACCGCGGCGGCCTACATGGCGAACGTGCTGCTGGTCCCCGGCACGGGCGTGATCAACGTGCTCCTGCGGTCCGTCGGGCTGACCGACGGTGACACCGCGTGGTTCACGGCGCCCGGCTCGGCGTTCTGGGCGGTCATCGTCCTGACGGTGTGGAAGTCGATGGGCGTCGCGATGATCCTGCTGATGGCCGGCATGCAGGCCGTGCCGACCGAGGTGATCGAGGCGTCGAAGATCGACGGCGCCGGGTGGTGGCGGCGAGAGGGGTCCGTCGTCTTCCCGCTGGTCCGGCGGCAGTTCGCGCTGTGCCTGCTGCTCGCGGTGTCCGGCTCGATCCTCGTCTTCGACCAGTTCTACGTGCTGACGAAGGGCGGTCCGAGCGGGGCCACCACCACGACGGTCATGTACACGTACCAGCAGTCCTTCGTCCGCTACGACCTCGGGTACGGCGCCGCCCTGTCGATGATCCTCACCGTGATCATCCTCGCCATCGCGGTCGTCCAGCTGCGGGCGCTGCGTTCGACCGGAGCGGAGGACGACCGGTGA